The following proteins are co-located in the Clavibacter capsici genome:
- a CDS encoding MarP family serine protease: MSPAVDIVILVVAVLAALAGWRRGAIVTVAGLAGIVLGVLLALAITPAFLALLDQFGVATGIMRTVAAALLMLVTTSLVSGILAQVASVLTRLLRPRGAAQGLDRGIGAVAGLAAWAVSVWFIGGFLGSSGVIPAVQLASSSRILATLDRVSPVSSSTALSALDDALHDVGYPRVFANGEEAIADTAAPDADVPEAVRRSASSVVKVLSSAPACGTSSSGSGWVVQGDRVVTNAHVVTGSDEVYVQQGGTGDLLRADLVVFDPARDVAILAVPGLAAAPLPLGDELAASDEAVVAGYPGGGPYQATGARIREVVDALGTDIQHEQPVTREVYSVRGTVRPGDSGGALFDAQGRVVGLVFATSTVDSQTGYAMTLDEIAPVLQEAGASAPVDSGRCGV; the protein is encoded by the coding sequence GTGAGCCCCGCCGTCGACATCGTCATCCTCGTCGTCGCGGTCCTCGCCGCCCTCGCCGGCTGGCGCCGCGGGGCCATCGTGACGGTCGCCGGGCTCGCCGGCATCGTGCTCGGCGTGCTGCTGGCCCTCGCCATCACGCCGGCGTTCCTCGCCCTGCTCGACCAGTTCGGGGTGGCCACGGGGATCATGCGCACCGTGGCCGCCGCCCTGCTGATGCTCGTCACCACCTCGCTCGTGAGCGGCATCCTCGCCCAGGTCGCCAGCGTCCTCACGCGCCTCCTGCGTCCCCGGGGCGCCGCGCAGGGCCTCGATCGCGGGATCGGCGCCGTGGCCGGCCTCGCCGCGTGGGCCGTGTCGGTGTGGTTCATCGGCGGCTTCCTCGGATCCAGCGGCGTGATCCCCGCGGTGCAGCTCGCGTCCTCGTCGCGCATCCTCGCGACCCTCGACCGCGTGAGCCCCGTCTCCAGCTCGACGGCGCTGTCCGCGCTCGACGACGCCCTCCACGACGTCGGGTATCCGCGGGTCTTCGCGAACGGCGAGGAGGCGATCGCCGACACCGCGGCGCCCGACGCCGACGTGCCCGAGGCCGTGCGGCGCTCCGCGTCGAGCGTGGTGAAGGTCCTCTCGTCCGCACCGGCTTGCGGCACGTCGTCATCCGGCAGCGGCTGGGTCGTGCAGGGCGACCGCGTCGTGACCAACGCTCACGTGGTGACCGGTTCCGACGAGGTCTACGTGCAGCAGGGCGGCACCGGCGACCTGCTGCGGGCGGACCTCGTGGTGTTCGACCCCGCCCGGGACGTGGCGATCCTCGCCGTGCCGGGCCTCGCGGCCGCGCCCCTGCCCCTCGGCGACGAGCTCGCCGCGTCCGACGAGGCCGTCGTCGCCGGGTACCCGGGCGGCGGGCCGTACCAGGCCACGGGGGCGCGGATCCGCGAGGTCGTCGACGCGCTCGGCACCGACATCCAGCACGAGCAGCCGGTGACGCGCGAGGTCTACTCCGTGCGCGGGACCGTGCGGCCGGGCGACTCCGGCGGCGCGCTGTTCGACGCGCAGGGCCGCGTGGTCGGCCTCGTGTTCGCCACCTCGACGGTCGACTCCCAGACCGGCTACGCGATGACGCTCGACGAGATCGCGCCCGTGCTGCAGGAGGCCGGCGCCAGCGCGCCGGTGGACTCGGGGCGCTGCGGGGTCTGA